DNA sequence from the Chitinophaga flava genome:
AATCCTGCAGGGATATCCATTGCGCCTGATACTGATCGTTGAGCTGCAACTGGGACGCATTGATATTAAGCAACGACAGATAGGCAACTGCTACCGTATTTTCTTTCGGCTGCCTGGGTTCTGCGGCAAAAGCAGATACCTGTTCGAGATAAGCATCTTCCAGTCCGGTCAGCTCATACAGCATACGGGAGGCCGCTTCTCCGAAATCCTCCCCGGGCTGTAGCCATCCACTCATCAGACCCCATTTGTTTTTTTGCGGCCCGTTATTCTGTTTGATCAGCAAAAGTTTCAGATCCTGCCCATCAAAACCAAAGATGACGCAATCTACAGCCACCAGCATCCTGGATTGCCCGGAATTATGTTTCATATCAGCGATAGAATTTATAATAGCCCGGCAATTTAGGCTACCCCATGATATTAAAAAAATTATCGTCTGATTTGATTTTTATCAGGCAAACAGTTGTTGCAACACCGGATCGGTGTAATCCTCCACAAATGCAAGGATATTGGGATAAGCCGCAAACTCATCACGTGTATGCATGGTGGTTAGTACTACTGCCTGCATCCCGGCATTAAGGGCCGCCTCTACTCCTTTGGGTGCATCTTCAAACACGATGCAGTCTGCCGGCGTAGCATGGATGGCAGCAGCACATTTCAGAAACACTTCCGGGTTGGGTTTGCTGGTAGCCACATCTTCAGCGCTTACCACTGCATTAAAATAATCATGCAGTTGCAGGTTGTCCAGTACAAAACTGATATTAAAACGGTTGGCTGCAGATCCGATGGTCATAGGGATACCTGCATCGGCGGCCTGGCGGAGGAAAGCCGGAAGACCCGCAATCAATTCCAGATGAGGCCGGAAAGCCTCCTGATACAGCACTTCCTTTTCATGTGCGATCTCCAGCATCTGGGGCAGGGTGAAGCGTTCTTTTCCGAAGATACGCATCAGCAGTTCCTCATTTTTTCCATACATATGTCCTCTGACTGCTTCTCTGGTCATGTTGGCCCCTAGTTTGTTCAGCATATTGTACCAGCCATCCAGATGATATTCCATGTCGTTGATCATGGTTCCGTTGAGATCGAAAATAAATGCTTTCATGGCTGCAAAGATATTACAACCTAC
Encoded proteins:
- a CDS encoding NUDIX hydrolase produces the protein MKHNSGQSRMLVAVDCVIFGFDGQDLKLLLIKQNNGPQKNKWGLMSGWLQPGEDFGEAASRMLYELTGLEDAYLEQVSAFAAEPRQPKENTVAVAYLSLLNINASQLQLNDQYQAQWISLQDLPGLIAGQVRMVEAALERLRYKAAIHPLLFELLPAKFTIPQLQILYEAIYDSIFDKRNFSRKILSTNLLVKQKDKEKLSSKRGAFYYKLNKRRYSATFNAFLHFVADPGDLK
- a CDS encoding HAD family hydrolase, coding for MKAFIFDLNGTMINDMEYHLDGWYNMLNKLGANMTREAVRGHMYGKNEELLMRIFGKERFTLPQMLEIAHEKEVLYQEAFRPHLELIAGLPAFLRQAADAGIPMTIGSAANRFNISFVLDNLQLHDYFNAVVSAEDVATSKPNPEVFLKCAAAIHATPADCIVFEDAPKGVEAALNAGMQAVVLTTMHTRDEFAAYPNILAFVEDYTDPVLQQLFA